From the Actinopolymorpha singaporensis genome, the window GCCGCGTGGCCCCTGCTGGACGAACTGGGCCGGGCCTTTCTGCGGGCCTACGCCGAGGCCTCCCCATCGGTGGCGCTCGAACCGGACCTGCTCGACCGGATCTCTGTGCACCGCGACGCGAGCCTCGCCCGGACCGCTCTGCGGGCCTGCCGGCAGCTCAAGGACGACCGGCTGAGAACCGCGCTGGAACTGCTCGACGACAACGACGACTGGACTCGGAGGATTACCCGATGATGCCCCTGAACGACGACCTGGTGGTCGACCCCCTGACGGCGTTCGCGTCGTTGCCGGAGTGGCTTGCCGCCTGCATGATGCCCGACCGCGTGGAGGAAGCCCTGCGGCGCCACGTACCCGAGATCGCCGACGGGCAGGTCCGGCTGTTGTCCTGCGTACCGCAGCGGTTGAGGGCGAAGGGGACGCGGTGGCTGGCGCGCTACCGGCTCCGGGTCGACCCCGGCCGAGACGGTGGCGACGGCGACGTCGTCCTCGTCGGCAATCTCTGGCCGCCGTCCGCCGAGCTGCCGGACATGGGCGCGACGGCAGACCGGCCCGGCGTGGGCGAACTGGCGGACCATCCGGTTGCGACCGACGCGCCGTTCGGCACGTCGGGCTGGAGCTGCTGGCTTCCCGAACTCCGGCTCGCACTCCACGTGGAGCTGGCCGACGAGGCGCTGCCCGCGGTGCCGTCTTTGGTCGAGCCGGACCTGGCCGCCCGGTTGATCGAGAGTGTCCTGCTCGACGCCGGCCATGGCGAGGTCAGGGTCGCGAGTTGCGCGCCGGACGTCGTTCGCTACAAGCCGGGCAGCCGGTGCACTGTGGTGGCCCGGATGACGTACGCCGAGGAGCACGCCGACCGCGGGCTGCCCGACCCCGTGGTGCTGAAAACCCACCAGGGTGACAAGGGAAACACCGCCTGGCAGGCGATGCGGGCCTTGTGGGACACGGAGTTGAGCGACGGCAAGGTGGTGACGCTGGCCGAACCGCTGGCCTATCGTCCACGGGAACGGATCCTCGTGCAGGGCCCCGTGCCGGGCGAACAGACCCTGAAGGAACTCGCCCGGACGGCCATCGCCGACGGCAGTGACCGGGCGCTCGGGCGGCTGCGGGACGAACTCGCCCGGACGGCGGTGGCACTCGCGGCACTTCACGGGTGCGGGGCGACGTATGGTCGGACGGCGACGTTCGACGAGGAGCTTGCCGAGGTCGACGAGGTGATCGCGAGGCTGGCTCAGTCGGTGCCCGAGCTGCGCCCGGCGGCGCGGCCGCTGCTCACCCGGATGCGGCAAAACGCCGGTGCCATGCCCGACGACCCGGCGGTGTGCGTCCACCACGACTTCCGCCCCGCGCAGGTACTCCTCGACAAGGGCGCCATCGGGTTCATCGACTTCGACGGCTCCTGCATGGCAGAACCCGCGCTCGACCTCGGCCGGTTCCGGGCGAAGCTGCGTGACATCGGGATCAGCGTCCTGGCGGCGAGTGGGCAGCCGATGGCCGGCACGCCGCTTTCGGACAACCTGGCTCTGCTCGACGACCTGTGCGAGGGCTTCCTGGCGGCCTACCAGGACCATGCGGCGGTCTCCCGCGACCGGGTGCTGCTGTGGGAGACGTGCGACCTGCTGACCGCCATGCTGCACGCGTGGACCAAGGTGCGGCTCGCCCGGATCGGTCCGCGGCTGACCGTCCTCACCCACCAACTGCGGTCGGCCCGGTTCGGCGACCTGACAAGCGCTGGGGAGTAGGCGCCTGCTCGGCCGAACCCGAGCCGGTCCGCAGCGTTGCCGGGACGGTGTCGATGAACGTACGAAGCCAGAGTTCGACGTTGACCAGCCGCCAGAAGGCCATCGTCTCCGCGGCTCCCTTACCGGCCACGAAGTCGTCGAAGGCGCGCAGGACGGCTTCCTGCCGCCAGTAGGGGCGGTCCCGGAAGGACGGCGAGCTGAGAATCTCCCGCAGGCTCTCGTGGATCGTCAGGAACCAGGCCCGTTCCGGCGTGGTGAATCCGATCTTGTTCCGGCGGCGGTGCACCTTGCTCGGCAGCAGGCCGGCGGTCGAGTCACGTAGCGCCCGCTTGTTCCAGCCCGCGCCGATGATGGCCGAATTGTCCAACGTCCACAGGGCCCGCAGCAGGTCCATGTCGAGGAACGGCACCCTTCCCTCCATGGAGAAGCGCATGGTGTTGCGGTCCTCATATCGCAGCAGGGCGGGCAGGCTCTGCCGGAAGAGGTCGTCCTCCAGGCGTCGCTTCACGTCGTCGCGGACCACCTGAAGGGTCTCGTCGGCGTGCGCAGCGGCGAAGTCGGGATCGAGCAGGTCGGTGATCGGCGTTCTGCTCCGCCGCCGTAACGAGTCAGCGACGCGGAACCGGCCCAGCCGCCACAACACGTCCGCCGAACGGGCGAGCTCGCCGGCGGCCCGGCGGTTGTCCCCCGACCGCCGGAGCTCACGAAGGTGGACGAGCACGTACGGCGCGTAGCCGGCGAGCAGCTCGTCCGCGCCCTGCCCGTCCAGCATCACCGTGACGTGCCGGCTCGCCTTGCGCATCACGCAGTACTGCGCGTACGGGCCGGTGGAGATCACCGGTTCCTGCTGCGTACGAACGAAGTCGGTGAGCTCGGCCACCAGCCCCTCCGGTTCGGGATACACCTTGTGCACCCGCAACCGGTCCGAGCACCGTGCGGCGACCGCGTCGACGTAGCGTTCCTCGTCGTTGATCTGCCCGGGGAAGACCGCCGAGAACGTCTGCTGGCGTGACCCGAGCGCACCTGCGTCGGAGGACTGCTGCCCGAGCAGGCGGTCGAGGCTTGCCACGATGGTGGAGGAGTCCAAGCCACCGGACAGGGCCGTTCCCACCGGTACTTCGCTGACCAGCCGGAGCCGGATCGCCGTGCTCAGCGCCCGCGCGAACCGCTCGCGAGCCGCCGCGTCGTACGGCTGCGGTCGCGAAGCCAGATCCCGCAGCTCGGCGTACAAGTGGGTGTAGGGCTCGACGGTCGCGGTGCCGTCCGGTTCGAGGATCGCCAGGTGCCCGGGCAACAGCCGGCGGATGCCGTCGAAGAACGTCCGTTCGGTGTCGTCGTGCACACGGTGGCGGAGGTAGCGGTAGACGGTCGTGTCGTCCGGGCGGCGGGGCAGCCGGCCGGTCGCCAGCAGTGCGCCGATCTCGCTGGCGAACAGAGTCTCACCGGCCGGCCCGGTGGCCAGGTGCAGTGGCTTGATCCCGAACTGGTCGCGGGCCAGGACGACCCGCCCGGTGACCGTGTCGGCGACCGCGAGGGCGAACATGCCGTTGAACCGGTCGAACGCGGCCGTACCCCAGCGTTCGTAGGCGGCCAGCACCACCTCGGTGTCGGAGTCCGTCCGAAAGGTCCGCCCCGCCATGGTGAGCTCGGCGCGCAGGTCCCGGTAGTTGTAGACCTCACCGTTGTAGCTGAGGACGTACCGGCCGTCGGGGGAGACCATCGGCTGGGCGCCCCGGGCACGGTCGATGATCGCCAGCCGCTGGTGGGCAAGACCGAACGCCCGCCCGGTGAAGGTCCCGTCCCCGTCCGGCCCCCGATGCCGCTGTGCCCGGGTCATCGCCGCCAGGACAGGCGCCCCGGTCACCTCGTCCAGGCCGACGTAACCACCGATGCCGCACACCTGAGCTCCTCCCACCGTGCCGACCGACGACAAACGACGGTATGGGTCCCACCTGTACGCAGCCTGTACGCCGGCTGTGAATGTGGGCTCCGACAGTGGTGAGCCATCGATGATGCGAGGCGGTGCTCGCTGATGACGGCGCCCGGACGGGAGTGCACGGAAGTTCGGACAGGCGTGCCCGAGACGACGGGCGCCGCCTCTCGTGTCGGAGGGGTGTCGGAGGCGGGTGGTTGACTGCCTGGCGACCGGTCTGAACCCCGAGGAGTGATCTTGCTGGCGCCGTATCGTTCTCTGTTGAGCCTGCCGGGCGCCCGGGGTTTCGTCGTGCCGGGACTCATCGGTCGTTTTCCGTTGTCGATGCTCGGTCTTGGCACCGTCTTGGTGGTCAGCCTCGAGACAGGTTCGTACACGCTGGCCGGGAGCGTGAGTGGCACGCTGGCGGTAGCCACCGCGCTGGCCGGCCCGATGACCGGATCCTTGGCCGATCGCTGGGGACAGCGGCGGGTGTTGCTGCCACTGCTGGGGATCTTCGGTGTCGCGACCGGCGCCCTGGTCGCCGCCGCGATGACCGACGAGGCCCCCACCTGGCTTCTTTTCCCCCTCGCGGTCGTCTCCGGCGCCGCCGTACCGCAGATCGGCTCGATGGCCAGGCGGCGGTGGAAAATGCTCGCCGGTGGAAGCGTTCGCTTTGACACCGCACTGTCGCTGGAGTCGGTTCTCGACGCCGGCGTCTTCGTGATCGGGCCTGTCCTGGCGGCATTCCTGGCGACGAGTGTGTGGCCAGGAGCCGGCGTGGTCGCCGCTGTCACCCTGGCGGTCCTGGGTGGTGTTCTCTTCGCGGCCCAGCACGGCACCGAGCCACCTGGCAGATCGGGAGCAGCGACAGGTTGCGAGAGGCGTACCGCCACTCCCGCCTACCGTGTCCGTGGCCTGTGGGTGCTTGTTGCCGCTCACGTGATGATGGGGGTGTGCTTCGGGACCACCGACCTGTGTGTGATCGCGTTCGCTCAACGTGAGGGTCACAGTGCCCTGGCCGGCGTACTGCTTGCTACCTTCGCGACCGGCAGCGTCATCGCCGGCATCGTGTACGGCGTCGTGCGTTGGCGCGCCCCGGTGCGGCTGCGATTCTTGCTGGCCCTGATGGCCATGGCGGCCGCGTCGGTCCCACTCGTTCTCGCCTCCACCATTCCGGTCATGGCAGCGGGTGCACTGCTGGTCGGCCTGGCGGTGTCACCCGCGCTCATCGCCGGCACCGGACTCGTCGAGCTGCTCGTGCCCACCGAGAGCCTCACCGAAGGTTTCGCCTGGCTGGCCGCAGCTGTCGGCATCGGGATCGCCCTGGGATCGGCCGTGGCAGGGGGCCTCATCGACACCTACGGCCCCAACCCCACGCTCCTGCTCACCACCTGCGCCGGCCTGACGGCATCGACGATCGCGGGAGCGGGCCGGCGATGGCTGGCCCGATAGGCCTCCGGCCGGCCTTGGAACAGGCGGCCTCACGGGCTTGGGCTGTCAGGTCGGGCCGTGTCCCGGCTTACGCGTTCGGGCCGCGGCCGCGCGGAGGTGGCGGCGGGCGAGCGTGGCGGCGGCTCTCGCGTCGCCGGACTCGATGGCGAGGTAGAGCTCCAGGTGCTCGTCGTACACCGGTTGCAGGTCGTCGTACTGGCCCAGTAGCCAGCGCATCCGGCCGGCGAGCGAGGAGGAGATCTCGACCAGTAGTGAGTTGCCGCCGGCCTCGGTCATCGCCTCGTGAAAATCGGCGGCGGCGCGCCGGGCGGTGGTCGCGTCCTTGCGAGCGGTCGCCCCGCCCTGCGCGTCCAGGCATCGCTTCATCCGCCGCAGGGCCTCGGGGTCACGGAGCTGGGCGGCGCGGCGAACGGTGAGTGGCTCGAGCGCAAGCCGGACCTCGTTGAGTTCCGCGATGTCGCGGTCGGTGAAGGTCCGGACGGTCATCCAGGTGTTCCGCCTGGGAACGGCCAGGCCTTCGGCAGCCAGGGTGTGCAGTGCTTCCCGTACTGGAACGCGGCTGATGCCGAGCTCGGCCGCGAGGTCGCGTTCGACCAGACGGGAGCCCGGGACGCGAACACCGTCGACGATCTGTTCGCGCAGGATGCGCGCGACCCGCGCCGACTCGCTCTCGTCCTCGGTCCGGTCACCCATCGCTGCATGCTATCGATGTCGGCGGCCACACCCGGGGTCCGCAGCGGACTTCCCGTCTCGTCCGCCGGTCGTTGGACCGCATGTCGGTTTGGTATACCATTTTCGCGGTGTGGTCGTCGGTCCCGGACGCTGTGTCCGGTGGCGGCCGTGGAGCAGGGGAGGCAGCGGGTGTCCAAGATCGTCGTGCGCAACGTCCGTCCGTGGGGCGGGGATGCCTGTGACATCCACGTCGACGACGGCTCCGTCGTGGCGGTCGAGCCGACGTCCGGTACGGCCGTGCACCCTGCCCAGGATCTCGGTGGTGAGGTGATCGACGGCCGGGGCCTGCTCGCGATTCCGTCGTTCGTGAACGCGCACGCGCACCTGGACAAGACCTGGTGGGGCAAGCCGTGGGTGCCCTACGGCGGCGAGTCCGGTACCCAGGGCCGGATCGCTCACGAGCGCGCCCGCCGCGACGAGATCGGCATTCCCGACCTCGAGAGCTCGACCGCAATGGTGCGTGAGCTCGTCCGGACCGGCACGACGGTGTTCCGCAGTCACGTCGACGTAGACCTGGGCGTCGGTCTGGACGGCATCCACGTCGTACGCGAGGCGGTCGCGGCGGCCGACCCGGGCCTCGCGCTCACGGTCGTGGCGTTTCCCCAGGACGGCGTGCTACGTCGCCCGGGCGTGCTCGACCTGCTCGACAGGGCGGCCGCGGAGGGCGCGGACCTGGTCGGTGGGCTCGATCCCGCGTCGATCGACCGCGACCCGGTGGGCCAACTCGACGCGCTGTTCGATCTGGCCGAGCGGCGAGGCGTCGGGCTGGACATCCACCTGCACGACTCGGGGGAGCTGGGCGCGTTCGAGTTCGAGCTGATCGTCGAGCGCACGAAGGCCACCGGCATGTCCGGCCAGGTCACCATCGCGCACGGGTTCGCCCTGGGCGACGTTCCACCGGCCCGGCAACGGGACCTCGTGGAACGCCTGGCCGGTGCGGGTGTCTCGCTCACAACCGTCGCACCGATCACCGCGCCTCCGCTGCCACTCGACCAGCTTCGGAACGCCGGCGTACCGGTCGGTCTCGGCACCGACGGGATCCGTGACCTGTGGGGTCCGTTCGGTGACGGGGACATGCTGCGGCTCGCGGGGACGCTGGCCCGGCTCGCCGGGTGGCGGCATGACGGAGACCTCCGCTCCGCGGTGGAGATCGCGACGTGCGCGGGCGCCGGGTTCGGCGGCCGGGCCGTGCACGACCTCGTGCCGGGTGCCCCGGCCGACATCGTCCTCCTCGACGCGGAGAACCTCTCCGACGCCGTGACCCGGGTGCCGTCGCGCGACACGGTGCTCGTCGGGGGACGGGTGGTCGTGGGCCCCGGCGCCCGATGAGGGGGCCTGACTCACGCCGGCCCACCGTTCCCGGCACGCGCTTGTTCTCCTCGCTGCTGCGTTATCCGTCGTTCCGGCTGTTGTGGTTCTCGAACCTGTTCTTCTTCGGCGGCGCGTGGACGCAGACACTGATCCTCGGCTGGCTGGTCTACGACCGGACCGGGTCGGAGCTCCTGCTGGCGGTCTTCACCGCGGCCCGGCTGGCTCCGATGATGCTCGGGCCGATCAGTGGTGTCGTCTCCGACCGCCACCACCGGCCGACCTTGCTGCTCGTCGCCGCGGGGTGGGCGTTCGTCGCCGTCGCTGTCGTGGCCGCGTTGGCGTCGACGGGCCATCTGCCGTACTGGGGAATCGTCGTCGGCGGTCTGTGCATCGGACTCGCGCAGTCCCCGTCGCAACCGGCGCGGTCGACGCTGGTGATGGACCTGGTCGGGCGCGAGAACCTGAGCAACGCCAACGCGCTCAACTCCATCGTCATGAACATGACGCAGATCGTCGGCCCGGCCGCCGGCGGAGTATTGATCAGCGCCCTGGGGGCCTCCACGGCGCTGTGGGTCTCGGCACTGTGGTTCCTGCTGTCGTGGCTCCTGCTGTGGCCGCTGCGCAAGGTGGGCAGCGCGTCGGCCGCGGTTCCGGCGTCGGTGGCGCACCGTCGACCCGGCGAGTCGATCTGGGAGTCGCTCGTCGGCGGGTTGCGCGCGGTGATGACGAACCGGCTCGCGGCGGCGGCCCTGCTCGTCACGCTCGCCGCCAACCTCACCCTCTGGCCGCTCTACCAGTCGTTCATGCCGGTGTTCGCGAGGGATCTGGGCCTCGACGCGACCGGGCTCGGCTGGCTGCTCACCTGCGGCGGACTCGGCGGACTTGCCGGGTCGCTCGTCATCGCGGCGTTGGGCGACTTCCGGTTCAAGGGTGGTTTCTTCGTCGTCGGCACGGCGATCTGGGGTGTGCTGTGGACGGCCTTCGCCCTGTCCCGGTCGGTACCGCTGTCCTTCGTACTGCTGGGCCTCGGCGGGTTGGCGAGCTCGGCGTTCGGCGTTCTGCAGACGACGCTCCTGTTGATGATGACCGAGCCCGCGGTGCGAGGTCGCGTACTGGGGCTGCAGGAGCTGACCATCGGCGTTCTGCCCCTTGCCACGATGGTGCAGGGCGCCACCGCCTCGTTGTTCGGTGTACGAGCGACGGCGTTCGTCGGTGCGCTGTCCCTGGTGGTGTTCCTGCTCGCGTTGGGGGCACGCACTCCGGACCTGCTTCGCTACAGCGGCGCGGATCGCCCGAACTCCGCGCCTGCGACCCACCACCTCAGGACTGGTTCGGCACCCGCCCCTGTCTATGACCGCGAGTAGGGTTCCTCGAACGCCCTGACGCCTCTCTGGCCGGGGAGTGCAGCACGCCGTAGCTGCTCGAAAGGTAGCCAACACCGGAAAGCTGAGCGAATCATGCCCGCGATCGACCTGCTCCTGCGTGAGTACGACCGTGCCCGCGCGTACACCGACGAGCTCTGGCGTGACCTCACCCCCGAGGAGGTCACCTGGCGACCGCACGAGAACTTCTCCCCGATCGGCTGGCATCTTGGCCACCAGGCCCACGTTGCCCACTTCATGGTGCGGAACCTGACTGCCGCCGAGCCCAGCCCTGACCCCGAGCTCGACCCGATCATGGACTCCGCGAATCCCGAAGCCGGCCGCGGAGCGCTGCCCGACC encodes:
- a CDS encoding amidohydrolase, translating into MSKIVVRNVRPWGGDACDIHVDDGSVVAVEPTSGTAVHPAQDLGGEVIDGRGLLAIPSFVNAHAHLDKTWWGKPWVPYGGESGTQGRIAHERARRDEIGIPDLESSTAMVRELVRTGTTVFRSHVDVDLGVGLDGIHVVREAVAAADPGLALTVVAFPQDGVLRRPGVLDLLDRAAAEGADLVGGLDPASIDRDPVGQLDALFDLAERRGVGLDIHLHDSGELGAFEFELIVERTKATGMSGQVTIAHGFALGDVPPARQRDLVERLAGAGVSLTTVAPITAPPLPLDQLRNAGVPVGLGTDGIRDLWGPFGDGDMLRLAGTLARLAGWRHDGDLRSAVEIATCAGAGFGGRAVHDLVPGAPADIVLLDAENLSDAVTRVPSRDTVLVGGRVVVGPGAR
- the asnB gene encoding asparagine synthase (glutamine-hydrolyzing), producing MCGIGGYVGLDEVTGAPVLAAMTRAQRHRGPDGDGTFTGRAFGLAHQRLAIIDRARGAQPMVSPDGRYVLSYNGEVYNYRDLRAELTMAGRTFRTDSDTEVVLAAYERWGTAAFDRFNGMFALAVADTVTGRVVLARDQFGIKPLHLATGPAGETLFASEIGALLATGRLPRRPDDTTVYRYLRHRVHDDTERTFFDGIRRLLPGHLAILEPDGTATVEPYTHLYAELRDLASRPQPYDAAARERFARALSTAIRLRLVSEVPVGTALSGGLDSSTIVASLDRLLGQQSSDAGALGSRQQTFSAVFPGQINDEERYVDAVAARCSDRLRVHKVYPEPEGLVAELTDFVRTQQEPVISTGPYAQYCVMRKASRHVTVMLDGQGADELLAGYAPYVLVHLRELRRSGDNRRAAGELARSADVLWRLGRFRVADSLRRRSRTPITDLLDPDFAAAHADETLQVVRDDVKRRLEDDLFRQSLPALLRYEDRNTMRFSMEGRVPFLDMDLLRALWTLDNSAIIGAGWNKRALRDSTAGLLPSKVHRRRNKIGFTTPERAWFLTIHESLREILSSPSFRDRPYWRQEAVLRAFDDFVAGKGAAETMAFWRLVNVELWLRTFIDTVPATLRTGSGSAEQAPTPQRLSGRRTGPTAVGG
- a CDS encoding MFS transporter — translated: MSLPGARGFVVPGLIGRFPLSMLGLGTVLVVSLETGSYTLAGSVSGTLAVATALAGPMTGSLADRWGQRRVLLPLLGIFGVATGALVAAAMTDEAPTWLLFPLAVVSGAAVPQIGSMARRRWKMLAGGSVRFDTALSLESVLDAGVFVIGPVLAAFLATSVWPGAGVVAAVTLAVLGGVLFAAQHGTEPPGRSGAATGCERRTATPAYRVRGLWVLVAAHVMMGVCFGTTDLCVIAFAQREGHSALAGVLLATFATGSVIAGIVYGVVRWRAPVRLRFLLALMAMAAASVPLVLASTIPVMAAGALLVGLAVSPALIAGTGLVELLVPTESLTEGFAWLAAAVGIGIALGSAVAGGLIDTYGPNPTLLLTTCAGLTASTIAGAGRRWLAR
- a CDS encoding MFS transporter, with translation MFSSLLRYPSFRLLWFSNLFFFGGAWTQTLILGWLVYDRTGSELLLAVFTAARLAPMMLGPISGVVSDRHHRPTLLLVAAGWAFVAVAVVAALASTGHLPYWGIVVGGLCIGLAQSPSQPARSTLVMDLVGRENLSNANALNSIVMNMTQIVGPAAGGVLISALGASTALWVSALWFLLSWLLLWPLRKVGSASAAVPASVAHRRPGESIWESLVGGLRAVMTNRLAAAALLVTLAANLTLWPLYQSFMPVFARDLGLDATGLGWLLTCGGLGGLAGSLVIAALGDFRFKGGFFVVGTAIWGVLWTAFALSRSVPLSFVLLGLGGLASSAFGVLQTTLLLMMTEPAVRGRVLGLQELTIGVLPLATMVQGATASLFGVRATAFVGALSLVVFLLALGARTPDLLRYSGADRPNSAPATHHLRTGSAPAPVYDRE
- a CDS encoding phosphotransferase; this translates as MMPLNDDLVVDPLTAFASLPEWLAACMMPDRVEEALRRHVPEIADGQVRLLSCVPQRLRAKGTRWLARYRLRVDPGRDGGDGDVVLVGNLWPPSAELPDMGATADRPGVGELADHPVATDAPFGTSGWSCWLPELRLALHVELADEALPAVPSLVEPDLAARLIESVLLDAGHGEVRVASCAPDVVRYKPGSRCTVVARMTYAEEHADRGLPDPVVLKTHQGDKGNTAWQAMRALWDTELSDGKVVTLAEPLAYRPRERILVQGPVPGEQTLKELARTAIADGSDRALGRLRDELARTAVALAALHGCGATYGRTATFDEELAEVDEVIARLAQSVPELRPAARPLLTRMRQNAGAMPDDPAVCVHHDFRPAQVLLDKGAIGFIDFDGSCMAEPALDLGRFRAKLRDIGISVLAASGQPMAGTPLSDNLALLDDLCEGFLAAYQDHAAVSRDRVLLWETCDLLTAMLHAWTKVRLARIGPRLTVLTHQLRSARFGDLTSAGE
- a CDS encoding GntR family transcriptional regulator, producing the protein MGDRTEDESESARVARILREQIVDGVRVPGSRLVERDLAAELGISRVPVREALHTLAAEGLAVPRRNTWMTVRTFTDRDIAELNEVRLALEPLTVRRAAQLRDPEALRRMKRCLDAQGGATARKDATTARRAAADFHEAMTEAGGNSLLVEISSSLAGRMRWLLGQYDDLQPVYDEHLELYLAIESGDARAAATLARRHLRAAAARTRKPGHGPT